One window from the genome of Rhodopseudomonas sp. P2A-2r encodes:
- a CDS encoding sugar kinase translates to MQALFIGQTYIDVTFITDHMPTGDEKHVASDYAVSFGGNAVTAAFCCAKLGIVPDLIATVANDWLGRMFMDMAAKYAIEIHPRKVASSSLSFIMPKDGKRAIVRCRDDEHIHPFPLLNLGKCRALHVDGHQPDAAIHYAKLCREAGILTSLDGGGLRTNTHELLEFIDVAIVAERLCEQMDLTPEKMLDYLKTRGCRVGGITQGERGLLWYDETGAVHTLPALAIPRARVLDTNGAGDVFHGAYVYSYLSNPAQSWHDHFAFARAASTFKIQRLGNEAGLPTLPDIAAVRQEFEAAV, encoded by the coding sequence ATGCAGGCCCTCTTTATCGGACAGACCTATATCGACGTGACCTTCATCACCGATCACATGCCGACCGGTGACGAGAAGCATGTCGCCTCCGACTATGCGGTGTCGTTCGGCGGCAATGCGGTGACGGCGGCGTTCTGCTGCGCCAAGCTCGGCATCGTTCCCGACCTGATCGCGACCGTCGCCAACGACTGGCTCGGACGCATGTTCATGGACATGGCGGCGAAATACGCGATCGAGATTCATCCACGAAAGGTGGCGAGTTCGTCGCTGTCGTTCATCATGCCCAAGGACGGCAAGCGCGCCATCGTGCGCTGCCGCGACGACGAGCACATCCATCCGTTCCCGCTGCTCAACCTCGGCAAGTGCCGCGCGCTGCATGTGGACGGCCACCAGCCGGACGCCGCGATCCACTACGCAAAGCTCTGCCGCGAGGCCGGCATCCTGACCTCGCTGGACGGCGGCGGCCTGCGCACCAACACCCACGAGCTGCTGGAATTCATCGACGTCGCCATCGTCGCCGAGCGGCTGTGCGAGCAGATGGACCTCACGCCGGAGAAAATGCTCGATTATCTCAAGACCCGCGGCTGCCGTGTCGGCGGCATCACCCAGGGCGAACGCGGCCTGCTCTGGTACGACGAGACCGGCGCGGTCCATACGCTGCCGGCGCTGGCGATCCCGCGCGCGCGCGTGCTTGATACCAACGGCGCCGGCGACGTGTTTCACGGCGCCTATGTGTATTCCTATCTTAGCAATCCCGCCCAAAGCTGGCACGACCACTTCGCCTTCGCGCGCGCCGCCTCCACCTTCAAGATCCAGCGCC
- a CDS encoding VOC family protein yields MITGLDHVVILLNDINAGAAAYQLLLGRAPSWRARSDGTETVLFTLDNMTLELMAPEGDGANAGRVRTVLKIWGEGLASLCFRVGDIARMHRRLERVALKPDGIAEVESRDTISGGTLSWKRTRAATDATRGVRMFFLELAKERPLSKPLAPAPIAALDHIVISTEDPERAAALYGARLGLDMALDRSRPDWGHLMFFRCGDLVVEVVKRPVAGADESHDKLWGLSWRVNDIDAARARLVAAGIDVSEVRQGRKPGTRVLSVRDGACGVHTLLVERTAKADG; encoded by the coding sequence ATGATCACCGGGCTCGACCACGTCGTCATTCTGCTCAACGATATCAATGCAGGTGCTGCCGCCTATCAATTGCTGCTCGGGCGGGCGCCGTCGTGGCGCGCCCGGAGCGACGGCACCGAGACGGTGCTGTTCACCCTCGACAACATGACGCTGGAGCTGATGGCCCCGGAGGGCGACGGCGCCAATGCGGGGCGGGTCCGCACCGTACTGAAGATCTGGGGCGAGGGCCTCGCCAGCCTGTGCTTCCGCGTCGGCGATATCGCCAGGATGCATCGCCGGCTGGAGCGGGTGGCGCTGAAACCCGACGGGATCGCCGAGGTCGAGAGTCGCGATACGATCTCCGGCGGCACGCTGTCGTGGAAACGCACGCGCGCGGCGACCGATGCCACGCGGGGCGTGCGCATGTTCTTTCTCGAACTGGCGAAGGAACGCCCGCTGTCGAAGCCGCTCGCGCCGGCGCCGATCGCGGCGCTCGATCACATCGTGATCTCCACCGAGGATCCGGAACGCGCCGCGGCGCTGTATGGCGCGCGGCTCGGCCTCGACATGGCGCTGGATCGCTCGCGGCCGGACTGGGGGCATCTGATGTTCTTCCGCTGCGGCGACCTGGTCGTCGAGGTCGTCAAGCGGCCGGTGGCCGGCGCCGACGAGAGCCATGACAAGCTGTGGGGCCTGAGCTGGCGCGTCAACGATATCGACGCCGCGCGGGCGCGGCTGGTGGCGGCCGGCATCGACGTCTCCGAAGTGCGCCAGGGCCGCAAGCCCGGCACCCGCGTCCTCAGCGTCCGCGATGGCGCCTGCGGCGTCCACACGCTGCTGGTGGAGCGCACGGCGAAGGCGGACGGGTAG
- a CDS encoding Glu/Leu/Phe/Val family dehydrogenase, with protein MTVYSGPVFDMAVNQFGVIADHLAIPADERDRILMPKRAITVSCPIHRDDGTIAVYEGYRVQHHLTLGPTKGGTRFAPSVDLGEVAALAIWMSWKCALVGLPYGGAKGGIAVDPTAISRRELEALSRRYMMEMIPFVGPHTDVMAPDMGTNEQVMAWFMDTYSMYQGRTVTEIVTGKPVASGGTLGRREATGRGVAHLAKRVLKELAIDLNGATAVVQGFGNVGSYAALELHRFGLKVIAVSDHTGALHCAAGLDIPALMRHTNQHGSIKGFSSEMQYDPAEIFTLACDVLVPAAMERAIDGPMAQKLRCRVLAEGANGPTTPDADLVLEQRQDEVFLIPDILCNSGGVVVSYFEWVQDLQQLFWEEEEVMRREYQILDRAFDQMLMRAKVDKVSHRTAAMAIGVEKVRAAKNTRGLFP; from the coding sequence ATGACGGTCTATTCCGGCCCGGTGTTCGATATGGCGGTCAACCAGTTCGGCGTCATTGCCGACCATCTGGCGATCCCCGCCGACGAGCGCGACCGCATCCTGATGCCGAAGCGCGCCATCACGGTGTCCTGTCCGATCCATCGCGACGACGGCACCATCGCGGTCTATGAGGGCTATCGCGTCCAGCATCACCTGACGCTGGGACCGACCAAGGGCGGCACCCGCTTTGCACCCAGCGTCGACCTCGGCGAGGTCGCGGCACTGGCGATCTGGATGAGCTGGAAGTGCGCGCTGGTCGGGCTGCCCTATGGCGGCGCCAAGGGCGGCATCGCGGTCGATCCCACGGCAATTTCCAGGCGCGAACTGGAGGCGCTGTCGCGCCGCTACATGATGGAGATGATTCCCTTCGTCGGTCCGCACACCGACGTGATGGCGCCGGACATGGGCACCAATGAACAGGTGATGGCGTGGTTTATGGATACGTATTCCATGTATCAGGGCCGCACCGTGACCGAGATCGTGACCGGGAAGCCGGTGGCCTCCGGCGGCACGCTGGGCCGGCGCGAGGCCACCGGCCGCGGCGTCGCCCATCTTGCCAAGCGGGTGCTCAAGGAACTGGCCATCGATCTCAATGGCGCCACCGCGGTGGTTCAGGGCTTTGGCAATGTCGGCTCCTACGCCGCGCTGGAACTGCATCGCTTCGGCCTCAAGGTCATTGCGGTCAGCGACCATACCGGCGCACTGCACTGCGCGGCCGGGCTCGATATTCCGGCGCTGATGCGCCACACCAACCAGCATGGCAGCATCAAGGGCTTTTCCAGCGAGATGCAATACGACCCCGCGGAGATCTTCACGCTGGCCTGCGACGTGCTGGTGCCCGCCGCGATGGAGCGGGCGATCGACGGGCCGATGGCGCAGAAGCTGCGATGCCGGGTGCTGGCGGAAGGCGCCAACGGCCCGACCACGCCGGATGCCGACCTGGTGCTGGAGCAACGTCAGGACGAGGTGTTCCTGATCCCCGACATCCTGTGCAATTCCGGCGGTGTGGTGGTCAGCTATTTCGAATGGGTGCAGGATCTGCAGCAACTGTTCTGGGAGGAGGAGGAAGTGATGCGGCGCGAATACCAGATCCTCGACCGCGCCTTCGACCAGATGCTGATGCGCGCCAAGGTCGACAAGGTCTCGCACCGCACCGCCGCGATGGCGATCGGCGTCGAGAAGGTCCGTGCTGCCAAGAACACGCGCGGCCTGTTTCCATGA